The Streptococcus mitis genome has a segment encoding these proteins:
- a CDS encoding ABC transporter ATP-binding protein: MNIQVQKLRKSYKDREVLKNISFEIKEGSICGLLGINGAGKSTIMKIIFGLENADSGTVIFNGKKNAGIYEIGALIETPAIYMNLSAYDNLKTRALLYDISDERINEVLNLIGLSNTGKKKAGSFSLGMKQRLGLGMAIITSPDLLILDEPTNGLDPDGIKELLNLMISLKKSGMTILLSSHQLYEVSKVADKVVILHDGQIFYDGSNVQSDDLESLFIRIVHGGDAI; encoded by the coding sequence ATGAATATACAAGTTCAAAAACTTAGAAAATCATATAAGGATAGAGAAGTACTGAAAAATATTTCTTTTGAAATAAAAGAGGGGAGTATTTGTGGATTATTAGGTATTAATGGTGCAGGAAAATCAACAATTATGAAGATTATTTTTGGTCTTGAAAATGCTGATAGTGGTACGGTTATTTTTAATGGGAAAAAAAATGCGGGTATATATGAGATTGGAGCGCTTATTGAAACTCCAGCTATCTACATGAACTTATCTGCTTATGATAACTTAAAAACAAGAGCATTGTTATATGACATTTCTGACGAACGAATTAATGAAGTATTAAACTTGATTGGGCTATCTAATACGGGAAAGAAAAAAGCAGGGAGCTTTTCTTTAGGTATGAAACAACGTTTGGGATTAGGTATGGCAATAATTACTAGTCCAGATTTGCTCATTTTAGATGAACCTACCAATGGATTGGATCCAGATGGTATAAAGGAATTGTTGAATTTAATGATTTCTTTAAAGAAATCAGGAATGACAATTCTTTTATCTAGCCATCAACTGTATGAAGTTAGTAAAGTGGCAGATAAAGTTGTTATTTTACATGATGGTCAAATTTTTTACGATGGTTCGAATGTTCAAAGTGATGATTTAGAATCTTTATTTATAAGAATTGTTCATGGAGGTGACGCAATATGA